The region AGCGCGATGTCCCGCGCGGCCGCGCTCACGTCCGGCACCGACATCGCCCCGCCGATCCAGCCGATGGCCGTACCGACCAGCAGGGCGGCGAGGCCGATCGGGATGTTGCCGGGGAGTTTGACGTCGGTGAGCAGGCCGATCAGCAGCAGCGCCAGCACCGGCAGGGCGATCCAGGCCATCCGCCACATCTGACCGGCCGGGTTCATCGAGATGAAGGTGATGGAGATGCCGGCCAGGGTGCCGAGCAGTGCCGCGCGGGGCGCGTACCGGCGGATGTAGGGGCCGACGAACGCGCCGATCAGCACGATCACGCCGATGATGAACGCCCAGGCCACACCGGCCTGCCAGGCTTGCCGGGGGTCCTGCGTACGCAGGTAGATCGGCAACATGATGACGAAGATGACGATGAACATGTGCGGCACACTCGGCCCGTACGGCAGTGCGGTGACGTCGGTCCGGTTCTCCCGGCGGGCCAGCCGGCGGGCGAGCAGGGTGTAGTAGACGTTGCCGGCGACGAGGGCGATGCCCAGCGCGGGCAGGATCGTGCCGAACACGTCGCCGGAGCCGAGTTTGATCACTCCGAGGCAGAGCCCGGTCAACGTGAGTACGTTGACCAGGACGTTGACGCCGAAGCCGAAGAATGCGTTGGTGTCGCCGCGCACCCAGTACGGCAGCGGGACGGCAGGTGAGGAGGTCTTGACCATGACTGCTCCCGGTCAGGAGGTTTGCAACACGGACGTGGTGCGCAGTGCGTGGCGCAGGTCGGCGGAGTCCGCGACCCAGCCGAAGATGCCGCCCTGGGCGGCGATCATGTCGAGTCCGACCCGTTGGAACTCGGGAAAGTAGGACCCGACGCAGTCGGCGAGCACGAGGCACTCGTACCCTCGGTCGTTGGCTTCCCGGACCGTGGTGTGTACGCAGACCTCGGTGGTCACCCCCGTCACCAGCAGGCTGCGGATGCCCCGCTCGGCGAGCAGGGGTTCGAGTTCGGTGGCGTAGAAGGCGCCCTTGCCGGGCTTGTCGATCACCGGTTCTCCGGCGGCGGGGGTGAGTTCGTCGATGATGTCGTGGCCGTACTCGCCGCGGATCAGGATGCGGCCGTTCGGTCCGGGGTCGCCGATCCGCTTGCTCGGTGCGCCCCGGTGCAGCTTCGCCGGTGGGCAGTCGGACAGGTCGGGCCGGTGGCCCTCGCGGGTGTGGATCACGGTCAGCCCGGCCGCCCGGACGTCGGTCAGCAGCGCGGCCAGCGGCGCGATGGTGCGCCGGAGTTCGGCGACGTCGTTGCCGAGGCTCTCGCCGAAGCCGCCGGGTTCCAGGAAGTCGCGCTGCATGTCGATCACCAGCAGCGCGGTGGTCGCGGGGTCGAAGGTGTACGGGGAAGGGCGCGCGTCGACGCTGGGCATGACCACTCCTCGACTCGTGGTGGCGCGGATCAGCTCGTAATGGCGCGGATCAGGCCGTAGGGGCGCAGTTCAGGCCGTAGGGGCGCAGTTCAGGCCGTGGTGGCGTTGATGACGTCGTCGGCGGTGGCGACGGCACCGAAGACGCCGCCCTGCATGGTGACCATGTGCAGCGCGGCGGCGTGGTTGGTCGGGTCGGTGGCCCCGGTGCAGTCGGCGAGGATGAGGCATTCGTAGCCCCGGTCGTTGGCCTCCCGCATCGTGGTGTGCACACACACGTCGGTGGTGATGCCGGTGAGGATCAGGTGCGTGATGCCGCGCGTACGCAGCACCAGGTCGAGGTTGGTCGCGTAGAACGCGCCCTTGCCGGGCTTGTCGACGATGACCTCGCCCGGCGCCGGTGCGACCTCGGGCACGATCTCCCAGCCGGGCTCGCCCCGGACCAGGATCCGCCCGCGCGGGCCGGGCGCGCCGATTTCGGCCCCGATCTGGGCCGACCGCCAGCGCTTGTTGGCCGGCAGGTCGGACAGGTCCGGGTCGTGCCCCTCCCGGGTGTGTACGACCAGCATGCCGAGCGCCCGGACGTGGGCGAGCAGCCGGGCGGTGGCCGGCAGGCCGGCTCGGGTGAGGCCGATGTCGTAGCCCATCGCGTCGACATAGCCGCCCGGCCCGCAGAAGTCGGTCTGCCAGTCGATGCAGAGCAGTGCGGTGCGCTCGACCGGAGCCGAACCGTCGTACGGCCAGGGGTAGGGGTCGGCCTTGACCGGCCCGATGCTCGTCATGTGGTCCTCCTCGTCGTCGCCGCGACCGTCTGGCGGTAGGCCCGCCAGCCGCCGGTCGCGCTGATGTCCTCGGTCTCGGGTCCGGCGGCGTACGCCTCGCAGAGGAAGCCGAGCACCTCCCGC is a window of Micromonospora sp. NBC_01699 DNA encoding:
- a CDS encoding cysteine hydrolase family protein; the encoded protein is MPSVDARPSPYTFDPATTALLVIDMQRDFLEPGGFGESLGNDVAELRRTIAPLAALLTDVRAAGLTVIHTREGHRPDLSDCPPAKLHRGAPSKRIGDPGPNGRILIRGEYGHDIIDELTPAAGEPVIDKPGKGAFYATELEPLLAERGIRSLLVTGVTTEVCVHTTVREANDRGYECLVLADCVGSYFPEFQRVGLDMIAAQGGIFGWVADSADLRHALRTTSVLQTS
- the biuH gene encoding biuret amidohydrolase encodes the protein MTSIGPVKADPYPWPYDGSAPVERTALLCIDWQTDFCGPGGYVDAMGYDIGLTRAGLPATARLLAHVRALGMLVVHTREGHDPDLSDLPANKRWRSAQIGAEIGAPGPRGRILVRGEPGWEIVPEVAPAPGEVIVDKPGKGAFYATNLDLVLRTRGITHLILTGITTDVCVHTTMREANDRGYECLILADCTGATDPTNHAAALHMVTMQGGVFGAVATADDVINATTA